In Streptomyces camelliae, the sequence CCTGCGGCGGCGCCTATCACCGGCGGACCGGCTACGCCGGCAACGTGGTCGTCTTCGCCCACCTCACCGCCGTCCGCGAACCGGGCAGAGCCTGAGTCCGCCGTCCGCGATGTGGGAACTGCGGCGGCCGTCGGCTGAATCCGCGCTTCCGCTTCCGCTCCCCACCTGCCCCGCCGTTCCCGCCGGCCCCGGGTGTCTTCCCCCGGCCGGGCACATTCCGTTAACTTCCGTGACCCACAGGCCCCGTACGACCGCGCGGGGCGTTCGGACCACGGAGCAGCGGCGCTCCGGACAGCCCCCGGGGGCGGCAGGCATGACACGCGCCATCTCACTGCACGACGTGAGCAAGTCCTACACACGCGGCACGCGCGTGGTCGACGGGCTCTCGCTGGACATCGCACCGGGGGAGTTCCTGGTCCTGCTCGGCCCCTCCGGCTGCGGCAAGTCCACCGTGCTGCGGATGATCGCCGGTCTGGAGGAGATCGACGAGGGCGAGCTGCTGCTCGACGGGGAGCGCGCCAACGACTGGCAGCCCGCCGCCCGGGACATCGCCATGGTGTTCCAGAACTTCGCCCTCTACCCGAGCATGACCAGCCGCGACAACATCGGCTTCCCGCTGCGCATCGAGGACCGCGGCGCCGACCCCGGCCCGCGCGTCACCGCCACCGCCCGCATGCTGGGCGTGGAAGACCTGCTCGACCGTTATCCGAGCCAGCTCTCCGGCGGTGAGCGGCAGCGGATCGCCATGGGCCGGGCCATCGCCCGGCACGCCTCGGCCTTCCTGATGGACGAGCCGCTGTCCAACCTGGACGCCAAGCTCCGTAACCGGCTGCGTGCCGAGATAGCCCAGCTCACCCGGGAGTTGGGGGTCACCACGGTGTACGTCACCCACGACCAGGCCGAGGCGATGTCTCTCGGCGACCGGGTCGCCGTACTGCGTGGCGGGGTGCTCCAGCAGGTCGGCACCCCGCGCGAGGTCTACGCACTGCCCCGCAACGTCTTCGTCGCCGCCTTCATCGGCGTCCCGCGCATCAATCTGCTCCAGGGCGTGGTCCGCGCCCCGCTGGACGGCGCCATGACCATCGGCCTGGGCAAGCAGGCCCTGCGGCTGCCCGAACCGCTCTCCCTGGACCACCGGCTGCTGCGGGTGCAGCAGGGCCGCGAGGTCATCGTCGGACTGCGCTCGGAGGTGGTCCGCATCGCCGACCGGGACTCGGCCCGGCCGGGGGAGGCGTTGATCACCGGGCTGGTCGAGCATGTCGAGTTCCAGGGGCACGAGATCCTCGTCCACTTCAACACCGGTTCGCGGCCCGCCGTCGTACCCGAACTGGAGGCCCCGCGCCCGGCCGCCCGGCCCCCGCGCCGGCGCAGGAGGGAGGGGCCGGGCATGCTGGACCGGCTGCGGGGGCGGGCGGGGGCGGCCCTGCGGGCCGGACCGGTCGTCGTCCTGGAGGACCTGGAGGACCCGGAAGACCCGCCGGGGAGCCCGGCGTCCGACACCGCGCCGTCCGGTGTGCGCCTTCCCGGTGACCTGGTGGTGCGCACCACACCGGACGTCCGGCTGCACCACGGCATGCAGGTCCCGCTGCTCGTCGACCTCGACCGCGTCTTCGTCTTCGACCAGGACGGCGACCGCATCTGCCCGTCCCCCGACCGGCTGCCCGACCTGGACGCGTGAGCACCGGCCCGCCCGGCGATGATGTCCGGCGACGGCCGGCAATCTGTGGCGCGGGAAAACTAACGCCGCTAGTTTGTGTGCCGGACGACGCGGATCCGCCGGGAGGAAACAGCATGAAGGCACATGACGGCCTGTACATCGACGGCGCCTGGCGCCCCGCCGAGAGCACAGACACGATCGAGGTCGTGAACCCGGCCGACGAACAGGTCATCGGGCGCGTCCCGGCCGGTGGCGCGCTGGACGTCGACACCGCCGTCCGCGCGGCCCGCGCCGCGCTGCCCGGCTGGGCCGCCACGCCCCCGGCCGAGCGGGCCGCGCGCCTCGCCACCCTGCGGGACGCCCTCGTGGCCCGCAAGGACGAGATCGCCGAGACGGTCACCGCCGAGCTGGGCGCGCCGGAGCAGTTCGCGCAGGCGGTGCACGCCGGCCTGCCCATCGCGGTCGCCGGGTCCTACGCCGAGCTGGCCGCGCAGCACTCCTTCGAGGAGCGGATCGGCAACTCCACGGTCCTGCACGAGCCGGTCGGTGTGGTCGGCGCGATCACCCCCTGGAACTACCCGCTGCACCAGATCGTCGCCAAGGTCGCCCCGGCGCTCGCCGCCGGCTGCACGGTCGTCCTCAAGCCCGCCGAGGACACCCCGCTCACCGCCCAGCTCTTCGCCGAGGCCGTCCATGAGGCGGGCGTGCCGGCCGGTGTGTTCAACCTGGTCACCGGCCTCGGCCCGGTCGCCGGTCAGGCCCTCGCCGAGCACCCGGGCGTCGACCTGGTCTCCTTCACCGGCTCCACCGCCGTCGGCAGGCAGATCGGCGCCACGGCCGGGGCCGCCGTGAAGAAGGTGGCCCTCGAACTCGGCGGCAAGTCCGCCAACGTCATCCTGCCGAGCGCCGACCTCGCCAAGGCGGTGAACGTCGGCGTGGCCAACGTGATGTCCAACTCCGGCCAGACGTGCAGCGCCTGGACTCGCATGCTGGTCCAGCGCGACCGGTACGACGAGGCCGTCGAGCTGGCCCGCACGGCCGCCGCCAAGTACGGCGACCGGATCGGCCCGCTGGTCAGCGCCAAGCAGCAGGCACGGGTGCGCGGTTACATCGAGAAGGGCGTCGCCGAGGGCGCCCGCCTGGTCGTCGGCGGCCCCGAATCCCCGCGCGAGAAAGGCTACTTCGTCAGCCCCACCGTCTTCGCGGACGTGACCCCGGAGATGACCATCGCGCAGGAGGAGATCTTCGGACCGGTCCTCACGATCCTGCCCTACGACGACGAGGAGGACGCCCTGTGCATCGCCAACGGCACGGTGTACGGCCTCGCGGGCGCCGTGTGGGCCGGTGACGAGTCCGAGGCGGTCGCCTTCGCCCGCCGGCTGGAGACCGGCCAGGTGGACATCAACGGCGGCCGGTTCAACCCGCTCGCCCCCTTCGGCGGTTACAAGCAGTCCGGAGTCGGCCGGGAACTCGGCCCGCACGGACTCGGCGAGTACCTCCAGACCAAGTCCCTCCAGTTCTAAGGAAGTACGCGACCCATGGCCGTACGAGCCGCCGTCCTGCCCGCCGTCGGCGCGCAGTTGGAGATGACCGCCATCGACCTGCCCGACCCGGGCCCCGGACAGGTCCGCGTCCGCCTCGCCGCCGCCGGCGTCTGCCACTCCGACCTGTCCCTGTCCAACGGCACCATGCGGGTACCCGTCCCGGCCGTTCTCGGCCACGAGGGCGCGGGCACGGTCGTGTCGGTGGGCGAGGGCGTCACCCACGTCTCACCGGGCACCCCGGTGGTCCTCAACTGGGCCCCGTCCTGCGGAAGTTGCCACGCCTGCGCGCTCGGCGAGGTCTGGCTGTGCGCCAACGCCCTGAACGGCGCCGCCGACGTCTACGCCCGCACCGCCGACGGCACCGACCTGCACCCCGGCCTGAACGTGGCTGCGTTCGCCGAGGAGACGGTGGTCCCGGCGTCCTGCGTCCTGCCGCTCCCGGAGGGTGTCCCCCTGACCGACGCCGCTCTCCTCGGCTGCGCCGTCCTCACCGGCTACGGCGCCGTCCACCATTCGGCGAAGGTCCGGCCCGGCGAGACTGTCGCGGTGTTCGGGGCGGGCGGGGTCGGCCTGGCCACCCTTCAGTCGGCGAGGATCGCGGGCGCGTCCAGGATCATCGCCGTGGACGTATCGGCGGAGAAGGAGGAACTGGCCCGGGCGGCAGGCGCCACGGACTACGTCCTCGCCTCCGACACCACCCCGCGCGAGATCCGCGCCCTCACCGGCAAGCAGGGCGTGGACGTCGCGGTGGAGTGCGTCGGCCGGGCCGTCTCCATCCGCGCCGCCTGGGACTCCACCCGCCGGGGCGGCCGTACGACGGTCGTCGGTATCGGCGGCAAGGACCAGGAGGTCACCTTCAACGCCCTGGAGATCTTCCACTGGGGCCGCACCCTGTCCGGCTGCGTCTACGGCAACACCGACCCGGCCCGCGACCTGCCGGTCCTCGCCGAGCACGTACGCGAAGGCCGCCTGGACCTGTCCGCCCTGGTCACCGAACGCATCCCCCTGGAGGGCATCCCGGCCGCCTTCGAGAACATGCTCGCCGGGAAGGGGGGCCGGGCGCTGGTGGTGTTCTGACGCTCCGATGGGGACGCCCCGACGGCGCGCGGGCCGTACCCGGCCACGGAGCGGTGGACCCCGCCCCGTGGCCGGGTTCAGCGCAACGCCTCCGAAGCGATCCCCAACAGGGCCGACAACTCCCGCTCCCCCGACGGAGTCACCCGCACGGCCCGCTCCGACCCGATCCGCACGCACCACCCGGCATCCAGCGCATGCCGGCACAGCGCGGCCCCCGCCGCCCCCGCGAGATGCGGGCGCCGTTCGGTCCAGTCCAGGCACGCGCGGGCCAGCGGACGCCGGGTGGAGGGGTCGAGAGGAATGCCCGCTGTGCCGAACCACTCCACTCCCGCGTCCGTGAGCGCGAACCCCGTGTCCTGCCGCAGCAGTCCCCGGCGGGTCAGCGCGTCCGTGACGGCGATCCCCAGCCGCCCGGCGAGATGGTCGTAACAGGTACGGCCCCGGGCCATGGCCGAGCCCGCGCTCGACTCGCGCAGGCTGTGCGGAGTCCGCCGCGCCGCCGGGGGAACCTGCGCGGCGAGATCCTCGACCAGCTGTGCCACCCGCGCGTCGGCGAGTCTGACGTACCGGTGCCGCCCCTGCCGTTCCTCGGCGAGCAGGCCGCCGGCCACCAGCTTGCCCAGATGCTCGCTGAGCGTGGACGCGGCGACCCCGGCGCGCCGGGCCAGCTCACCGGCCGTCCAGGCCCGCCCGTCGAGCAGCGCCAGCAGACACGTGGCCCGGGTCTCGTCGGCGATCAGCGAGGCGAGCGAGGCCAGCCCGGCGGCCTGCGGATCCTTGGCAGTCATGCCTCCCAGCATGCGGCACGGACACTTCGGCGCCCGCCGAACTATCGCTGCGCGCCCTGCCGCACCTGCTCGTACTGCTGCGCCAGCCCGTCCAGCAGCGCCGTCAGCCCCGTCTCGAAGGCCCGCTCGTCGATCTTCTCCTGCTGCTCGGCGAGCAGATGGGCCTGGCCGAGGTGGGGATAGTCGGCGGGGTCGTACGCGCTCGCGTCGTCCACGAAGCCCCCGGCGAACGAACCGAGCGCGGAGCCCATGATGAAGTACCGCATCAGCGCGCCGATGGAGGTGGCCTGGGCGGGCGGCCAGCCGGCGTCGACCATCGCGCCGTAGACCGCGTCGGCCAGGCGCAGCGCGGCCGGCCGCCGGCCCGGCCCCCTGGCCAGCACCGGGACGATGTTCGGGTGGTCGCGCAGGGCCGCACGATAGGAGACGGCCCAGTCGTGCAGCGCGGTGCGCC encodes:
- a CDS encoding ArsR/SmtB family transcription factor; the encoded protein is MTAKDPQAAGLASLASLIADETRATCLLALLDGRAWTAGELARRAGVAASTLSEHLGKLVAGGLLAEERQGRHRYVRLADARVAQLVEDLAAQVPPAARRTPHSLRESSAGSAMARGRTCYDHLAGRLGIAVTDALTRRGLLRQDTGFALTDAGVEWFGTAGIPLDPSTRRPLARACLDWTERRPHLAGAAGAALCRHALDAGWCVRIGSERAVRVTPSGERELSALLGIASEALR
- a CDS encoding TetR/AcrR family transcriptional regulator translates to MARPRKPLLSTDRIVETARELVDREGLAAVSTRRLAAELGVSGPSLYNHFRTKDEILEAVADSVSGLVDLAMFEDGRDWRTALHDWAVSYRAALRDHPNIVPVLARGPGRRPAALRLADAVYGAMVDAGWPPAQATSIGALMRYFIMGSALGSFAGGFVDDASAYDPADYPHLGQAHLLAEQQEKIDERAFETGLTALLDGLAQQYEQVRQGAQR
- a CDS encoding aldehyde dehydrogenase family protein; protein product: MKAHDGLYIDGAWRPAESTDTIEVVNPADEQVIGRVPAGGALDVDTAVRAARAALPGWAATPPAERAARLATLRDALVARKDEIAETVTAELGAPEQFAQAVHAGLPIAVAGSYAELAAQHSFEERIGNSTVLHEPVGVVGAITPWNYPLHQIVAKVAPALAAGCTVVLKPAEDTPLTAQLFAEAVHEAGVPAGVFNLVTGLGPVAGQALAEHPGVDLVSFTGSTAVGRQIGATAGAAVKKVALELGGKSANVILPSADLAKAVNVGVANVMSNSGQTCSAWTRMLVQRDRYDEAVELARTAAAKYGDRIGPLVSAKQQARVRGYIEKGVAEGARLVVGGPESPREKGYFVSPTVFADVTPEMTIAQEEIFGPVLTILPYDDEEDALCIANGTVYGLAGAVWAGDESEAVAFARRLETGQVDINGGRFNPLAPFGGYKQSGVGRELGPHGLGEYLQTKSLQF
- a CDS encoding ABC transporter ATP-binding protein, translated to MTRAISLHDVSKSYTRGTRVVDGLSLDIAPGEFLVLLGPSGCGKSTVLRMIAGLEEIDEGELLLDGERANDWQPAARDIAMVFQNFALYPSMTSRDNIGFPLRIEDRGADPGPRVTATARMLGVEDLLDRYPSQLSGGERQRIAMGRAIARHASAFLMDEPLSNLDAKLRNRLRAEIAQLTRELGVTTVYVTHDQAEAMSLGDRVAVLRGGVLQQVGTPREVYALPRNVFVAAFIGVPRINLLQGVVRAPLDGAMTIGLGKQALRLPEPLSLDHRLLRVQQGREVIVGLRSEVVRIADRDSARPGEALITGLVEHVEFQGHEILVHFNTGSRPAVVPELEAPRPAARPPRRRRREGPGMLDRLRGRAGAALRAGPVVVLEDLEDPEDPPGSPASDTAPSGVRLPGDLVVRTTPDVRLHHGMQVPLLVDLDRVFVFDQDGDRICPSPDRLPDLDA
- a CDS encoding Zn-dependent alcohol dehydrogenase, translated to MAVRAAVLPAVGAQLEMTAIDLPDPGPGQVRVRLAAAGVCHSDLSLSNGTMRVPVPAVLGHEGAGTVVSVGEGVTHVSPGTPVVLNWAPSCGSCHACALGEVWLCANALNGAADVYARTADGTDLHPGLNVAAFAEETVVPASCVLPLPEGVPLTDAALLGCAVLTGYGAVHHSAKVRPGETVAVFGAGGVGLATLQSARIAGASRIIAVDVSAEKEELARAAGATDYVLASDTTPREIRALTGKQGVDVAVECVGRAVSIRAAWDSTRRGGRTTVVGIGGKDQEVTFNALEIFHWGRTLSGCVYGNTDPARDLPVLAEHVREGRLDLSALVTERIPLEGIPAAFENMLAGKGGRALVVF